In Mycobacterium sp. 050128, one genomic interval encodes:
- a CDS encoding FAD binding domain-containing protein has translation MKPATFDYHRPDTIEEAVGLLADLGDEAKILAGGQSLIPMLSMRLAYFDHLIDISRLSELQGIDLRNNELWIGAGTTEAKVGANPLVRQSVPLLTEVTPFIGHFQIRNRGTLGGSIAHADAAGEYPAVALTLDATMEVLSPRGRREIPAADFFAGVWETTMESDEVLTGVRFPVWNGRSGFSMHQFSRRHGDFAIAGALVAVALDGDDRVSRCAIGLLGLGPTPLRATAAEQALIGRTVGDVTAEEVGRAAMAGLDAIPVDLQGSVPYRTKVGATMTARAWTQAVEEATGARHA, from the coding sequence ATGAAGCCCGCGACGTTCGACTACCACCGGCCCGACACCATCGAAGAGGCGGTGGGTCTGCTGGCCGACCTCGGCGACGAGGCGAAAATCCTGGCCGGGGGGCAGAGCCTGATACCGATGCTGTCGATGCGGCTGGCCTACTTCGACCATCTGATCGATATTTCCCGGCTCAGCGAATTGCAGGGCATCGACCTTCGGAACAACGAGCTGTGGATCGGCGCCGGCACCACCGAGGCCAAGGTGGGAGCGAATCCACTTGTCCGCCAATCTGTTCCACTGTTAACAGAGGTGACGCCGTTCATCGGACACTTCCAGATCCGCAATCGCGGCACCCTGGGCGGCTCGATCGCACACGCCGATGCCGCGGGCGAATACCCGGCCGTCGCGCTGACGCTGGACGCGACGATGGAGGTACTTTCGCCGCGCGGACGTCGCGAGATCCCCGCCGCGGACTTCTTCGCCGGCGTGTGGGAGACCACGATGGAGTCCGACGAAGTGCTGACTGGAGTCCGCTTTCCCGTGTGGAACGGCAGGTCCGGGTTCTCGATGCACCAATTCTCGCGTCGTCACGGCGATTTCGCGATCGCGGGCGCGCTGGTCGCGGTGGCACTCGATGGGGACGACCGGGTTTCGCGCTGTGCGATCGGCTTGCTCGGACTGGGCCCCACACCGCTGCGCGCCACCGCCGCCGAGCAGGCGTTGATCGGACGGACGGTCGGCGACGTGACCGCCGAGGAGGTCGGTCGGGCCGCGATGGCGGGACTCGACGCGATTCCGGTCGATCTGCAGGGGTCGGTGCCATATCGGACGAAGGTGGGCGCCACGATGACCGCGCGCGCCTGGACCCAAGCCGTCGAAGAAGCCACGGGAGCACGCCATGCATGA
- a CDS encoding (2Fe-2S)-binding protein produces the protein MHERSVRLSVNGTPVVATVEPRMTLADFLRDKCGLTGTHLGCEHGACGACTVLLDGDAVRSCLMFAVQLDGMEVTTVEGIAAPDGTLSPVQSALRECHGLQCGFCTPGFVVSLTALLRDNPDPTDEEIREGLSGNFCRCTGYQGIVAAAHRAAEIAREPRETPEPAAQR, from the coding sequence ATGCATGAACGATCAGTCCGCTTGTCGGTCAATGGGACTCCGGTCGTCGCCACCGTCGAGCCGCGCATGACGCTGGCCGACTTCCTGCGTGACAAGTGCGGGCTGACCGGCACCCATCTCGGCTGCGAGCACGGGGCCTGCGGCGCGTGCACGGTGCTGCTGGACGGCGATGCGGTGCGGTCGTGTCTGATGTTCGCGGTGCAGTTGGACGGCATGGAGGTGACGACCGTCGAGGGCATCGCGGCGCCGGACGGCACGCTGTCGCCGGTGCAGTCGGCGCTGCGGGAATGCCATGGCCTGCAATGTGGATTCTGCACGCCGGGTTTCGTGGTGTCGCTCACCGCGCTGCTGCGAGACAACCCCGATCCGACCGACGAGGAAATCCGCGAAGGCCTGTCCGGCAACTTTTGCCGGTGCACCGGGTATCAGGGCATCGTCGCCGCCGCGCATCGCGCCGCCGAGATCGCGCGAGAGCCTCGGGAGACGCCGGAGCCTGCCGCCCAGCGATAA
- a CDS encoding oligopeptide transporter substrate-binding protein produces MARHAPADYFVDDEPTVLIHYGDDEQAGAQPDPDDPIPGWRKPIALAGWGALIAVLIALIVWGIIQLMHGAPPQEPVTNTTPATATTKAPRPSSTASVTPPRSSEPPVTTSTDAPTASTEDTLPSTATTAATTPSGETYPLPQLPSVITLPPLPGLPTEITLPPGL; encoded by the coding sequence ATGGCAAGGCACGCGCCGGCAGACTACTTCGTCGACGACGAACCGACCGTTCTCATTCACTACGGCGACGACGAGCAGGCCGGCGCGCAGCCCGACCCTGACGATCCGATCCCCGGTTGGCGTAAACCGATTGCGTTGGCCGGGTGGGGCGCCCTCATCGCGGTCCTGATCGCGCTGATCGTCTGGGGCATCATCCAGCTCATGCATGGCGCCCCGCCGCAGGAGCCGGTTACCAACACCACCCCCGCGACCGCCACCACCAAGGCGCCCCGGCCATCGAGCACCGCCAGCGTGACTCCGCCGCGATCGAGTGAGCCGCCGGTCACCACATCCACCGACGCTCCGACGGCGTCCACCGAGGACACACTGCCGTCGACCGCCACAACCGCTGCGACCACGCCGTCGGGCGAGACGTACCCATTGCCTCAGCTGCCGTCGGTGATCACGCTGCCCCCGCTGCCCGGACTACCGACCGAGATCACGCTGCCGCCCGGTCTGTGA